The Vescimonas coprocola genome includes a window with the following:
- a CDS encoding TadE/TadG family type IV pilus assembly protein, which translates to MKGILREKWNSESGSAQIIEMTLIFPIVLFVLGFLIYVGSYVLQSTAMYTEAQKIAVIAAREGQMPGYENFFAGTGITTKTDFDWSDGYMPGKDIINEVMKVHDPYRYWGKGFLKSENKTTMEKALRQLIAENSFLAGTNVDCTISASADPLAPAIKVNVVKHLSAPGFLRQLGLTSSLDISVTAVAVVNDTSEFIRNTDMVYDLGTYLWENLKFGDSNQTMSQRVAIFKQKFTDARAKWGL; encoded by the coding sequence ATGAAAGGCATTTTGCGGGAAAAGTGGAATAGTGAGAGCGGCTCGGCGCAGATCATCGAAATGACTCTGATTTTTCCAATCGTTCTGTTTGTGCTGGGCTTTCTGATCTATGTGGGCAGCTATGTGCTGCAAAGCACCGCCATGTATACCGAGGCGCAGAAGATCGCCGTGATAGCGGCCAGAGAGGGGCAGATGCCCGGCTATGAGAACTTCTTCGCCGGCACGGGGATCACCACAAAGACGGATTTTGACTGGAGCGACGGCTATATGCCCGGCAAGGATATCATCAATGAGGTCATGAAGGTACATGACCCGTATCGGTACTGGGGAAAGGGCTTTTTGAAGAGCGAGAATAAAACGACGATGGAAAAGGCCCTGCGGCAGCTCATTGCCGAGAACTCATTTCTGGCTGGGACCAATGTGGACTGCACCATCAGCGCCTCCGCCGACCCACTGGCGCCAGCCATCAAGGTGAACGTGGTGAAGCACCTGAGCGCACCGGGCTTCCTCCGGCAGCTGGGGCTGACGTCGTCGCTGGATATCAGTGTTACGGCGGTGGCGGTGGTCAACGACACGTCGGAGTTTATCCGCAATACGGATATGGTCTATGATCTGGGGACCTATCTCTGGGAGAATCTGAAGTTCGGCGACAGCAACCAGACCATGAGTCAGCGGGTGGCGATCTTCAAGCAGAAATTCACGGATGCACGGGCGAAGTGGGGGTTATGA
- a CDS encoding Flp1 family type IVb pilin: protein MKMKLLRGYFRAKGLLEDFAKEERGAADIIAIILIIAVVVTLAGIFRKQITEIVESLMDRIKGETLNS, encoded by the coding sequence ATGAAAATGAAGTTGTTGCGGGGTTATTTCCGTGCAAAGGGTCTGCTGGAGGACTTTGCCAAGGAGGAGAGAGGTGCGGCCGACATCATCGCCATCATTCTGATCATTGCTGTGGTCGTGACGCTGGCTGGAATTTTTAGAAAGCAAATAACAGAAATTGTTGAGAGCCTTATGGATCGAATCAAAGGAGAAACGTTGAACTCCTAA
- a CDS encoding type II secretion system F family protein: MSFVVAYALAGAGTLLVVLWVMLYLRYSSQYDVMIAAIDKKQFFLPEIFFIGFGFMDMFKVNLKTEAGRKKEKKIAEIYGEKYAEYYHNCIVGGQITYALTVAPLGLFIGAMTNDMTFAILAVAAAAALIVYLDMEVSGAVERKHDEILSDYPEILSKLTLLVNAGMVIREAWIKVAYTCDRAMYKEMQLTSEEMNNGVSELDALHNFAQRCSVKEIRKFASILSQNIQKGGSELTMSLRYMNEESWEEKKHRAKRKGETAGTKLMIPLMIMFVGILFMIIVPIFSNML, translated from the coding sequence ATGAGCTTTGTTGTTGCCTACGCTTTGGCAGGAGCGGGAACGCTGCTGGTGGTGCTATGGGTCATGCTGTACCTCCGGTACAGCAGCCAGTACGACGTCATGATCGCCGCCATCGATAAAAAGCAGTTTTTCCTCCCGGAGATCTTCTTCATCGGCTTCGGGTTCATGGATATGTTCAAGGTGAACCTAAAAACGGAGGCCGGGCGAAAAAAGGAAAAGAAGATCGCTGAGATCTACGGCGAGAAGTACGCCGAGTACTACCACAACTGCATCGTCGGCGGACAGATCACCTATGCGCTGACGGTTGCGCCGTTAGGTCTGTTCATCGGGGCCATGACCAACGACATGACCTTTGCCATTCTGGCGGTGGCTGCGGCTGCGGCGCTGATCGTCTATCTGGATATGGAGGTCAGCGGCGCCGTGGAGAGGAAGCACGACGAGATACTCTCCGACTATCCGGAGATCCTCTCCAAGCTGACGCTGCTGGTGAATGCGGGCATGGTGATCCGTGAGGCGTGGATCAAGGTAGCCTATACCTGCGACCGGGCCATGTATAAGGAGATGCAGCTGACCAGCGAGGAGATGAACAACGGCGTCTCGGAGCTGGACGCTCTGCACAACTTTGCCCAGCGCTGCTCCGTGAAGGAGATCCGGAAGTTCGCCTCCATCCTGTCACAGAACATCCAAAAGGGCGGCTCGGAGCTGACCATGAGCCTGCGCTATATGAATGAGGAGAGCTGGGAGGAGAAGAAGCACCGGGCCAAGCGCAAGGGCGAGACGGCCGGAACGAAGCTGATGATTCCCCTGATGATCATGTTTGTGGGCATCCTGTTTATGATCATCGTACCGATTTTTTCCAATATGCTGTGA